In the genome of Streptomyces lydicus, the window TCGAAGAACTGCTTCGACAACTCCTTGGCGTCGCGCGGGGCCACCTTCTGCGGTTGCGTCACCTCCGGCAGTACGGAGTCCGTGTCGGCGTCCCGCTGCCCGGTCGTGGTCCCGCTCACGATGGTGGTCATCTCGCCTTCCCGCGCGCCCGGCACCCGCGGACGCTGCAGCGGGCGCCTACCCCGATCTCATGCCGGCATACCTCCGAACCGGAATCAGATGCTCTCGACCTCCAGGACCGAGAGGTTCGTGGTGGCCCGCGCCCCGCAGGAGCCGGGGGAACTCCCCGCATCCCCACCGAAGCCCGCCGCCCCCCGGTACTCCGCTCCGCCGTTTGACGGGACAGTGCGGGGGCACGCGAAAAGTGCCGCCAACGGAAGGACCTCACAATGAGTGCCAGCGAAAAGGTCAAGGCCATCGCCGAGCAGACCATCGGAAAGGTCAAGAAGGAAGCGGGACGCGCGGTCGGTAACGAGAGCGCCACCGCCGAGGGCTCCGCAAAGGAATCCCGGGGACACCTCCGCGGAGCGAAGGAGAAGGCCAAGGACGCCTTCAAGAAGTAACCAGGCACGCTCCACACGGGAGGGGCCACGGCTTTTGCGCCGTGGCCCCTCCCGCACGTCGGGATATCCCCGCTCTTCCCGAACGTCGGGACGCCATCCTCCTTTTCGCTGATCTCGCCGCCGGCATCAGGCCGAAGAGGCCGGAACCGGGCCGACATCACCTCTGGCTGAGCATTCCCCTGCGGAGCTGCTTGATGATGCGGGCAAGCAGGCGCGAGACATGCATCTGGGAGACCCCGAGCACGGCTCCGATCTGCGCCTGCGTCATCTCTTGGCCGAAGCGCAGCTGGATGATGAGGCGATCGCGGTCGCTGAGCAGCTTCAGGAGTGCGGCCAGGGTGCACCGGTCCTCGACGTTCTCCGTGGCGGGGTCGGTCGCGGCGAGGACGTCGGCGAAGGACGGACCGCCACCTTCCGGCCCCGCATCGCTGTCGCAGGACACGTTCAAGGAGATGGCCGAGTAGCCGTTGGCGGCCGTGATGCCCTCGATGATCTCCTCTTCGGTGAGCTGCAGATGCCCGGCCAGCTCTTTGACGGTGGGTTCCCGGTCCAGGAGCGTCGACAGCTCCTCCGTTGCCCGGGACAGGTCGGCGCGGAGCTCCTGCAGGCGCCGGGGGACGTGGACGGCCCAGCTGGTGTCGCGGAAGAACCGCTTGATCTCACCGAGGATGTGGGGGATGGCGAAGGCCGCGAACTCCGTACGGCGTGAGCGGTCGAACCGGTCGATGGCCTTGATCAGGCCGATCGTGCCGACTTGGACGATGTCCTCGAGCTGGTCACCGTGACTTCTGTACCGCGAGGCCACATAGCGCACCAAGGAGAGGTTCATCTCGATGAGCGAATTGCGGGTGTACTGATACTCGGGGGTGCCTTCTTCGAGCTCCCCGAGCCGATCGAAGAACAGCGGTGACAAAGCCTTGGCGTCATGGGGAGCAACGCTTCTGGCATCCTCGATGGGAGGAAGCGTGGTGGAAGTTTCTCCGGCGCGCGGCGACAGCCCGTCACAGGCCCTCTGCAACTCCCTGTCCGATACGTCCTCGAAAACCGCGTTCATGATTCACCTCCGGATTTCAGGTCGTTTGAGCACGCCCATTTCCCGAGGCCGCGGTTCTTATGCATGCCGACCGAACAATCACCCCGCGGAGTGGCGCAGCCGGTGTACCGGAGGAGCCATCCGTGAATTTCCCCGCACGGGAATGACGCGCCGGCCGGGAACTCGGCTGCCCCATCGGCCGGATCAGATGTCCCAGCGCTGCGTGTACCCCTCCCGCAACGGCCCACCGATCAGATCGAGGACCTGCTGTACCGCGGTCGCCATGGGCATCGGGTCGGCGTGTTCGGCGACGGACCGATGGCCGTCCAACAGAGCCGTGCCTCGCGCCGGGTCCGCGCTCAGCAGTCTGCGGGGAAGCCATTTGCCGATCCCCGTCCATGCACCGTGGTGAGCGGTGACCAGGTGCGCCGCCTCGCGCAGGGCGTGATCGGCCAGGGAGAGCTGTTCGTACCGGTTGGCCGGCGAGGTGTCGGCAAGGTCGTCCAGGTAACAGGTAAGGACGTAGCGACCGCGTTCCCATTCCGCCGGAGTGAGCGGGGGAGGCCCGGTCGCGATGACCACTCGGGCCTGTTCGCGCGTACGGGCCACATGGCCATGGGGGTCGGTCAGAATCAGGCCTTCGTCATAGAGGAACAGGACCGTGCCCCGGCGGCGGGCTCTGTCCCATGCGAAGAACTCCGGCATGTCCGCGACGGTGTGCAGGAACAACTCGGCCAGGCGGCCGTCGTGGCGGATCACTTCCCGACGGCTGGTGTCCGAGTCCGGGAGGAGGATGGCGATGTCCAGATCGCTGGTCGGGGTCGCCCGGCCCTGAGCAGCGGACCCTCCCAACAGGGCGCCCACAGCGTGCGGGAAACGCTCGGTGACCAGACGTAAAGCGTGGTCCTCAACGGTCTCTTGATCATTCATGGGCGCTCATGGTGCCAGCCTCACGCATCGGGAGCCAGGCGGTATCCGCCGGTGCAGGTCCGGCCCACGTTCGGTGCAGGTCCGGCCGACGCGGGGTGCAAGTCCGGCCCACGCGGGGGGGGTGGGTGGCTCACCCCATGAAACCGTCCAGGCTTGTGGCCGCACTGATCAGCGCGAGGTGGGTGAACGCCTGGGGGAAATTCCCCAGATGGTCGCCCGTCATCCCGATCTGCTCCGCATACAGACCGAGGTGGTTGGCGTAGGTGAACATCTTCTCCAGTGCCACCCTGGCCTCGTCGATCCGACCGGTGCGAGCCAGCGCCTCGACCCACCAGAACGAACAGATCGAGAAGGTCCCCTCGGTTCCGTCCAGGCCGTCGGGAGACTCTTTCGGGTCATAGCGGAACACCAGGCTGTCCGTGACGAGACTCTTGCCGATCGCGTGCACGGTGGAGCGGAATCGCGGGTCCTGGGGCGACAGGAATTTGACCATCGGCAGCACCAGGAGCGAGGCATCCAGAATGCTCTCGGGTGGCTGTTCCGGGTCGCCGCTGAGGCGTTGGACGAAGGTCTGGTCCTGGGCGCTCCAGCCTTGGTTCATAATCTGGTGGTAGATCTTGTCGCGTTCCGACATCCAGCGCCCCAGATCACCCGGCAAACCGCGCTGGCGGGCCATTCTGATCATGCGTTCCACCGCCACCCAGCACATCACCCGTGAATAGGTATGACGCTGCTGCCCGGCCCGGGTCTCCCAGATTCCCGCGTCGGGACCGTCCCAGTGCTCCAGGAGCCAGTCGAGGATGGTGCACAGATCCATCCAGCTCTCGTGGGAAATACCGTCACCGTGCTTGCTGAACAGATAGATGGAGTCGAACAGCTCACCGTAGATGTCCAGTTGAAGTTGGTCCGCTGCGCCGTTCCCCACGCGGACCGGAGCAGAACCGCGGTAGCCCTCCCAGTGGTCGAGGACCTGCTCGGGCAACGCGGCATCTCCATCGATGGAATAGAGCACCCGTAGCGGGCCGCGGTCACCGTCGCGTGGCTTGCGCAAACACTCGGTCAGCCAGCTGATGAAGGCCTGTGCCTCACGGGTGAAGCCCAGCCGCAGCAGGGCGTGGAGAGAAAAGGCCGCGTCGCGTATCCAGACATAGCGATAGTCCCAATTCCGTTCACCGCCGACCTGTTCGGGGAGCCCGAGGGTCGGTGCGGCGACGATGGCGCCGGTGGGCTCGTGGGTCAGGAGTTTCAGCGTCAGCGCGGAGCGGTGCACCATTTCGCGCCAGCGGCCGGTGTAGGTGGACTGACTCAGCCACTGGCGCCAGAACCGTACGGTGGACTGGAACAGTTCCTCGGCCGCCGGTGCATCGACCAGGTCGACGGTCGGGTCGGTGCGAGTGGGTCCGGTGCAGGTGGGTTCGGTGGCCTCCAGCACAAAGAGGACCGACTGGCCTTCTGCCAGATCGAATTCGCCGACCGCGTCCTGGCCCTCCGCGTGGAGGCTCACACTGGCCTGGAGCGAGAGTTCTCGTGCCTCACTCGTAAAACACACACCGTGCGGCTGGGATTCCACCTTGTGCGGATCCCGCCCGTAGTTCATCCGGGGTGCAATGACCGCTCGGATACGCGCGCTGCCCCGCACACTGACCACCCGCCGCACCAGCCGCTGCCGGTGATCCCGGTCGCCCTCCGCTCGTATCGGCATGAAGTCCTGGATTTCGACGATGCCGTTCTCGGTCAGCATCCGCGTCATCAGTATGTTGGTATCGGGAAAGTAGTACTGCTGCCGCTTGGCCACCTCCCCGACGGGGCTGATGCGCCAGTGGCCGCCATTCTGTGCGTCGAGCAGCGAGCCGAAGATACTGGGCGAATCGAAACGAGGAGCACAGAACCAGCTGATACCGCCGTCGGTCCCGACCAGCGCGACTGTCCGCAGATCGCCGATCATTCCGTGTTCGGCAATGGGGAGATAGCGCGCGTTCGTGGCGCCGTCCGTTGATGTTTGACCTTCAGTCACACGTCACCCACCCGTCGACCGCGCCGCCGACCGTCCACGGACTCCCGCGGAGAGGGCCATGGGCAGCACGGTGCCGTCAATGCCGCTCCGCCGGAATTCCGCTCCGCCCGGAGGAGGCTCGCCTTCTGCAGGACGGACACTGCGTCTGCGCATGCCGTGCGGGCCGTGCGGGCCGTGCGGGCCGTGCGGGCCGTGCGGGCCGTGCGGGCCGTGCGGGCCGTGCGACGGTCTTCCATCAACTGCCTTTCTCGGCGATGCGGCGCTCCGCCCGCCGCTGCTCCACGGCAGGGGTGGCCACGGGCCGGGGGTGCGGGGATACAGGCAGGCCTGAGAGAGCGGCTGGAGACATTTCCGAGGACTCGGAGTCAGGTCCTGAGGTCTCTCCTCATTCCTGGGGCGCCGGGTCCGGTTTCACCAACCTCCCGTCGTTCACCGGTAGGTACGGGTCTCCTCGACGTCGACCACCGGAGCTCCGGGGGCCGGCGGCTGGACCCGCCGCCGCTTGAGGATGCTCACATAGGCCGCCAGGCCGATCACTCCGACAACCATCATGATGAGCCCGACCAGGTCGAGATTGACGCCGGACAGATGCCAGTCCACTGCGAACGTCAAGATGGCACCCACCGCGATCAGTCCGATACATCCGCCGATACCCATAACCATCCTCTCCCTTCGGTAGGCAAAAGCTGCTGAACTCGCGTATGCCCCGGCCGAACTCATTCATGAGTCGCGGCAGTTGCGGGTGACCGGGATCGCCCTGCCGGGCGGCGGGGGCAGCCTGCCGGGCGCGGGGGACCTCTCTGCCCGGTGCGGATGAAGACCCTGACCCGTGCGGATAACCGCCGTACGGTCAGCCACCATGGCCGGCCCCATGCCATGGCCGACAAAGGTGACGACTGACCGGCGGCACCGCGCGCCTCGGGACCGAATCACCGCCGGACCGCACTCGGCCGGACCGATTGTGTCAGAGGGGCAAAGTCACCCGGATGGTCTTGCCTGTCGCGGTCACGGCGATGTCGATGGTGCGGGCCAGCCGTTCCACCAGGGGCCAGCCGTATCCGCCTGGGGCGCCAGGGTCACGAGAGACGGCAGTGCGGGGGCAGTGCTCGCTTCGGTCCTCGACCGCCAGCTCCAGGTACCCGTCGACGACCCGCGCGGTGAACCCGATGAGCCCGCCGCCGTGCCGCTGGGCATTGGTGACCAGCTCGGTGGTCACCAGGAGGGCATCGACAAGGGCCAGGTCATCGACCGGGGTGTCTGCATTGTGCAGCAGGTCGTGCACAAAATTGCGTGCCTCGGCCGCTCTTGCAGGTACTCCCCGCATCACGTCTTCCACCTCAATGCACCGCACCGCGACTGCGGCGCCATCTCCC includes:
- a CDS encoding nucleotidyltransferase domain-containing protein translates to MNDQETVEDHALRLVTERFPHAVGALLGGSAAQGRATPTSDLDIAILLPDSDTSRREVIRHDGRLAELFLHTVADMPEFFAWDRARRRGTVLFLYDEGLILTDPHGHVARTREQARVVIATGPPPLTPAEWERGRYVLTCYLDDLADTSPANRYEQLSLADHALREAAHLVTAHHGAWTGIGKWLPRRLLSADPARGTALLDGHRSVAEHADPMPMATAVQQVLDLIGGPLREGYTQRWDI
- a CDS encoding DUF6458 family protein, which gives rise to MGIGGCIGLIAVGAILTFAVDWHLSGVNLDLVGLIMMVVGVIGLAAYVSILKRRRVQPPAPGAPVVDVEETRTYR
- a CDS encoding SigB/SigF/SigG family RNA polymerase sigma factor — its product is MNAVFEDVSDRELQRACDGLSPRAGETSTTLPPIEDARSVAPHDAKALSPLFFDRLGELEEGTPEYQYTRNSLIEMNLSLVRYVASRYRSHGDQLEDIVQVGTIGLIKAIDRFDRSRRTEFAAFAIPHILGEIKRFFRDTSWAVHVPRRLQELRADLSRATEELSTLLDREPTVKELAGHLQLTEEEIIEGITAANGYSAISLNVSCDSDAGPEGGGPSFADVLAATDPATENVEDRCTLAALLKLLSDRDRLIIQLRFGQEMTQAQIGAVLGVSQMHVSRLLARIIKQLRRGMLSQR
- a CDS encoding ATP-binding protein; this encodes MRGVPARAAEARNFVHDLLHNADTPVDDLALVDALLVTTELVTNAQRHGGGLIGFTARVVDGYLELAVEDRSEHCPRTAVSRDPGAPGGYGWPLVERLARTIDIAVTATGKTIRVTLPL
- a CDS encoding CsbD family protein; its protein translation is MSASEKVKAIAEQTIGKVKKEAGRAVGNESATAEGSAKESRGHLRGAKEKAKDAFKK
- a CDS encoding glycoside hydrolase family 15 protein; protein product: MTEGQTSTDGATNARYLPIAEHGMIGDLRTVALVGTDGGISWFCAPRFDSPSIFGSLLDAQNGGHWRISPVGEVAKRQQYYFPDTNILMTRMLTENGIVEIQDFMPIRAEGDRDHRQRLVRRVVSVRGSARIRAVIAPRMNYGRDPHKVESQPHGVCFTSEARELSLQASVSLHAEGQDAVGEFDLAEGQSVLFVLEATEPTCTGPTRTDPTVDLVDAPAAEELFQSTVRFWRQWLSQSTYTGRWREMVHRSALTLKLLTHEPTGAIVAAPTLGLPEQVGGERNWDYRYVWIRDAAFSLHALLRLGFTREAQAFISWLTECLRKPRDGDRGPLRVLYSIDGDAALPEQVLDHWEGYRGSAPVRVGNGAADQLQLDIYGELFDSIYLFSKHGDGISHESWMDLCTILDWLLEHWDGPDAGIWETRAGQQRHTYSRVMCWVAVERMIRMARQRGLPGDLGRWMSERDKIYHQIMNQGWSAQDQTFVQRLSGDPEQPPESILDASLLVLPMVKFLSPQDPRFRSTVHAIGKSLVTDSLVFRYDPKESPDGLDGTEGTFSICSFWWVEALARTGRIDEARVALEKMFTYANHLGLYAEQIGMTGDHLGNFPQAFTHLALISAATSLDGFMG